A region of Vigna radiata var. radiata cultivar VC1973A chromosome 6, Vradiata_ver6, whole genome shotgun sequence DNA encodes the following proteins:
- the LOC106764599 gene encoding uncharacterized protein LOC106764599 yields MDPSPQIQQQEDEWDTDGFVIPSLGIGDSDQSKPHVSTVESSNSASKAKKEENIYLGPHGAPPSLAKQQELNSSNRKQRLKQKLKEADKRNGGMGRENKVDNLRELVGGGSVNLVKGSPKDWLDPHCQESQFERR; encoded by the exons ATGGACCCCTCTCCTCAGATTCAACAACAAGAAGACGAGTGGG ACACTGATGGATTTGTGATTCCAAGTTTGGGAATTGGAGACTCTGATCAAAGTAAACCTCATGTTTCTACTGTAGAATCTTCGAATTCTGCATCAAAG GCTAAGAAGGAAGAGAACATCTATCTGGGCCCACACGGAGCACCTCCTTCACTAGCAAAACAGCAGGAGCTAAATTCGTCTAACCGGAAGCAGAGGCTGAAGCAGAAGCTGAAAGAAGCTGACAAGAGAAATGGTGGGATGGGTAGGGAGAACAAGGTGGATAATCTGAGGGAGCTTGTGGGTGGGGGCAGTGTGAACTTGGTAAAGGGATCCCCCAAAGACTGGCTAGATCCACATTGCCAAGAATCTCAGTTTGAGAGAAGGTAA
- the LOC106764592 gene encoding cysteine synthase 2, with the protein MGWEWRLWSRERGWKGKMAPVAARSAGAVGVGVAIFISVALTTYLICDRRSKKKSISMKNGVVEAIGNTPLIRINSLSAATGCQILGKCEFLNPGGSVKDRVALQIIQEALESGQLRPGGIVTEGSAGSTAISIATVAPAYGCKTHVVIPDDAAIEKSQILEALGATVERVRPVSITHKDHFVNIARRRASEANEFALKQRNLHLNDKDTAKINGYESDGYHYSSLFPSDCQGGFFADQFENIANFRAHYQGTGPEIWEQTNGKLDAFVAAAGTGGTVAGVSTFLQEKNPEIKCFLVDPPGSGLYNKVTRGVMYTKEEAEGKRLKNPFDTITEGIGINRITKNFAMAKLNGAFRGTDREAVEMARFLLKNDGLFLGSSSAMNCVGAVRVAQAIGPGHTIVTILCDSGMRHLSKFYNVGYLSELGLTPKAAGLEFLGIE; encoded by the exons atgGGTTGGGAATGGCGGTTGTGGAGCAGAGAAAGAGGGTGGAAAGGAAAAATGGCGCCGGTGGCAGCGAGAAGCGCGGGCGCCGTGGGTGTTGGTGTTGCAATCTTCATCTCAGTCGCTCTTACAACCTATTTAATCTGTGACCGCCGCTCAAAGAAGAAGAGCATATCAATGAAGAATGGGGTCGTGGAGGCCATCGGTAACACCCCTCTCATTCGGATCAACAGCCTCTCCGCCGCCACTGGTTGTCAA ATTCTTGGCAAGTGCGAGTTCTTGAATCCCGGAGGCAGTGTCAAGGACCGTGTTGCTCttcaaataattcaagag GCTCTGGAATCTGGCCAGCTACGTCCAGGTGGAATAGTCACTGAAGGGAGTGCTGGAAGTACTGCCATTAGCATTGCTACTGTTGCTCCTGCCTATGGGTGCAAGACCCACGTGGTTATACCAGATGATGCTGCCATTGAGAag TCTCAAATACTTGAAGCCCTTGGGGCAACTGTTGAAAGAGTGCGACCAGTGTCCATTACTCACAAAGACCATTTTGTAAATATCGCAAGAAGACGGGCATCTGAAGCAAATGAGTTTGCGCTGAAACAGAGAAATTTACATCTGAATGACAAGGACACTGCGAAAATAAATGGTTATGAATCTGATGGATACCATTATAGTTCTCTGTTTCCTAGTGACTGCCAAGGTGGGTTTTTTGCAGATCAGTTTGAAAACATAGCGAACTTCAGGGCCCATTACCAGGGTACAGGGCCTGAGATTTGGGAACAGACCAATGGAAAGTTAGACGCATTTGTTGCAGCAGCAGGCACTGGTGGCACTGTGGCTGGTGTTTCTACGTTTCTTCAG GAAAAGAATCCAGAAATCAAATGCTTCCTCGTAGATCCTCCAGGTTCTGGTCTGTATAATAAGGTAACTCGGGGAGTGATGTACACCAAAGAGGAGGCTGAAGGAAAAAGACTTAAGAATCCATTTGACACTATAACAGAAGGAATTGGAATTAACAGGATAACAAAGAATTTTGCGATGGCAAAACTTAATGGCGCCTTTAGAGGCACCGACAGGGAGGCTGTTGAAATGGCTAG GTTTCTTTTGAAGAACGATGGGCTTTTCCTCGGGAGTTCATCTGCAATGAACTGTGTCGGAGCAGTTAGAGTAGCACAGGCAATTGGCCCTGGCCATACCATTGTGACCATACTCTGCGATAGTGGAATGAGACATTTGAGCAAGTTCTATAATGTTGGATACTTGTCTGAGCTGGGTTTGACACCGAAAGCAGCTGGATTGGAGTTCTTGGGGATCGAATGA
- the LOC106764594 gene encoding two-pore potassium channel 1, which yields MTNNNVKEPLLSGSLNETQKAKRLLNKRKLHRSRSAPSTDLVPPETQCKETTHPTTSLFQNLHPNYKRVAIYLAVYLGVGALIFFLVRDQIKGMKTDGILDALYFTIVTMTTVGYGDLVPDSHLTKLLACAFVFSGMALIGLTVSKAADYLVEKQELLLVKAMHVHQKVGSTGILRELETNKTRYKLFVVFFLLLVLFTAGTIFLVTVEKLDVIDAFYCVCSTITTLGYGDKSFSTQTGRIFAVFWILTGTITLAQFFLYIAELNTEIRQKELVKWVLTRKVTNLDLEAADLDEDGTVGAAEFVIYKLKEMGKISQEDISLVMQEFEQLDVDDSGTLSPSDITLAQST from the exons ATGACCAACAATAATGTAAAGGAGCCCTTGCTGTCAGGATCACTGAATGAGACTCAAAAAGCTAAACGGCTGTTAAACAAGAGAAAGTTACACCGCTCTAGAAGTGCTCCTAGCACAGATCTTGTTCCTCCTGAGACACAATGCAAAGAAACAACTCATCCAACTACATCCTTATTTCAGAATTTACATCCAAATTATAAAAGAGTGGCTATCTACCTTGCAGTATATTTAGGTGTAGGTGCTTTAATCTTCTTCCTTGTCAGGGACCAGATCAAGGGGATGAAAACAGATGGAATTCTTGATGCTTTGTACTTTACAATTGTTACAATGACCACTGTTGGATATGGAGACCTTGTGCCAGATAGCCACCTAACGAAACTACTTGCATGTGCCTTTGTTTTCTCTGGGATGGCATTGATCGGACTGACTGTAAGCAAAGCAGCAGATTACTTAGTTGAGAAACAGGAACTTTTGCTAGTTAAAGCTATGCACGTGCACCAAAAAGTTGGTTCAACTGGAATATTAAGGGAGCTTGAGACCAATAAAACAAGATACAAACTTTTTGTAGTCTTTTTCCTCCTTTTGGTTCTCTTCACTGCAGGGACAATTTTTCTGGTGACTGTTGAGAAATTGGATGTTATCGATGCATTCTACTGTGTTTGTTCTACCATCACAACCCTTGGTTATGGGGACAAAAGCTTCTCAACTCAAACAGGAAGAATATTTGCCGTGTTTTGGATATTGACAGGTACTATTACTTTAGCTCAGTTTTTCCTCTACATTGCTGAGCTAAACACTGAAATCAGACAAAAGGAGCTTGTGAAGTGGGTGCTTACAAGGAAAGTGACCAATTTAGATTTGGAGGCTGCTGatcttgatgaggatggaactGTTGG gGCTGCCGAATTTGTTATCTATAAACTGAAAGAGATGGGGAAGATTAGTCAAGAAGATATATCACTTGTGATGCAGGAGTTTGAACAGCTAGATGTTGATGATTCTGGTACATTGTCACCTTCGGATATAACACTTGCTCAGTCAACTTAG